A stretch of Gouania willdenowi chromosome 21, fGouWil2.1, whole genome shotgun sequence DNA encodes these proteins:
- the abhd13 gene encoding protein ABHD13, producing MEKPWRLWGAVEQCTLTFASWSWGACRVSLLALILTFHLYGGVLLLALILASVAGILYKFQDVLLYFPDQPSSSRLYVPMPTGIPHENVYIRTKDGVKLNLILLRYTGGDAAPGVTSGNQSSPASSAPPTILYFHGNAGNIGHRVPNALLMLVNLKANVVLVDYRGYGKSEGEPSEDGLYLDAEATLDYVMTRPDLDKTKVVLFGRSLGGAVAVRLASVNPHRVAAIIVENTFLSIPHMAATLFSFLPMRLLPIWCYRNQFLSYRQVALCRMPSLFVSGLSDQLIPPVMMKQLYEMSPARTKRLAIFPEGTHNDTWQCQGYFAALEQFMKDLLKSHAHEESAQASASVTII from the coding sequence ATGGAGAAGCCGTGGCGGCTGTGGGGAGCGGTGGAGCAGTGCACCCTGACTTTTGCCTCCTGGTCCTGGGGTGCCTGTCGTGTCTCTCTTCTTGCCCTGATCCTCACCTTCCACCTCTATGGTGGAGTTCTCCTCCTGGCTCTTATCCTAGCCTCAGTGGCAGGGATCCTCTACAAATTTCAGGATGTTCTCCTGTACTTCCCTGACCAGCCCTCCTCCTCCCGCCTTTACGTTCCCATGCCAACAGGCATTCCTCATGAGAATGTGTACATTCGCACCAAAGACGGTGTGAAGCTCAACCTCATCCTGTTGCGGTACACAGGGGGTGACGCAGCTCCTGGAGTCACATCTGGCAATCAAAGCAGCCCTGCTTCTTCCGCACCCCCCACCATCCTCTATTTCCATGGCAACGCAGGTAACATAGGCCACAGGGTGCCAAACGCTCTCCTCATGCTGGTGAATCTAAAAGCTAACGTGGTGCTGGTGGACTACCGTGGCTACGGTAAAAGTGAGGGGGAACCCAGTGAGGATGGGCTGTACTTGGACGCAGAGGCTACGTTGGACTATGTCATGACTCGGCCCGATTTGGACAAGACAAAGGTGGTGCTGTTCGGCCGCTCGTTAGGAGGCGCCGTGGCTGTGCGCTTGGCGTCGGTGAACCCTCACCGTGTCGCCGCCATTATTGTTGAAAACACCTTCCTCAGCATCCCACACATGGCAGCCACACTCTTCTCCTTCCTGCCCATGCGTCTGCTGCCGATATGGTGTTACAGGAACCAGTTCCTGTCCTATCGCCAGGTGGCCCTGTGCCGCATGCCTTCACTGTTTGTGTCGGGCCTGTCGGATCAGCTCATCCCTCCAGTTATGATGAAACAGCTGTACGAGATGTCTCCTGCACGGACTAAACGCCTGGCCATTTTCCCAGAGGGCACTCACAATGACACGTGGCAGTGTCAGGGCTACTTTGCTGCTTTGGAGCAGTTTATGAAGGACCTGCTGAAAAGCCACGCCCATGAGGAGAGTGCTCAGGCCTCAGCCAGTGTCACCAttatctaa